A single genomic interval of Fibrobacter sp. UWB4 harbors:
- a CDS encoding ABC transporter substrate-binding protein, translating into MSDHFKKFIPFTLSMTIAFMATGCKDEVSKTPKAMLSDYPRNETLYIGGFDWAPPTTFNPLDPDPNFPADGNIRLMYESLLAYNQLTGKLDPMLADSYTQTDSSITVHLDSRAKWNNGEKITPEDVVYTFKLDSVLPTAHHNNWKYIKTISADSGNHITFHLSANRNPLMVLNAIAETSILPKSVFEPLVKSAKVGKTYNMDKILIFRNENNPVASGPYILKNFSPDQIVLERVENYWRNSNYSGRKPAPKYIIHSIYDGNDNFNSAMVRGNLDVSSIYLPRIWEKTKDSIRAWSREEPYQLPSTITVLVVATQKEPFNNVNFRRALIHAVDFEKIKARALSNYTPTMQPGFILPFGPEKKFFNKEDADAFGYSYNTEKAREILKDAGYSWNEEGKLLDKKKKPVRSITIECPQGWTDWIDAINVIVESFAEIGITAVPKIEDYGIWDMNLRRGTFDLAMKTPPSEHSIANPWNRFYQMLNSTTYRPVGEETFANQGRFQNTEINNLLMQIPTITDEDTLVQAYRELNSLFMQTVPVLPIMYRPSTYYQFSTKHWTNFPTAENPYAPPNNLVVAAGVSALWEIVPVKQQDNQ; encoded by the coding sequence ATGAGCGATCACTTTAAGAAATTCATCCCATTCACCCTCTCCATGACGATTGCGTTCATGGCTACAGGTTGTAAAGATGAAGTTTCCAAGACGCCCAAGGCAATGCTCTCCGATTACCCGCGAAACGAGACTCTTTACATCGGCGGCTTTGACTGGGCACCGCCCACAACATTCAACCCGCTCGACCCCGACCCAAACTTCCCTGCCGACGGAAATATCCGCCTCATGTACGAATCGCTCCTTGCCTATAACCAGCTTACCGGCAAGCTCGATCCGATGCTTGCGGATTCATACACCCAGACAGATTCTTCCATTACGGTCCACCTAGATTCACGCGCGAAATGGAATAACGGAGAAAAAATCACACCCGAAGATGTTGTATACACCTTCAAGCTGGATTCCGTTCTCCCGACCGCGCACCACAACAACTGGAAGTACATCAAGACGATTTCTGCCGACAGCGGGAACCACATCACGTTCCATCTTTCTGCAAACAGAAATCCGCTCATGGTCCTCAACGCCATAGCCGAAACATCCATTCTCCCCAAATCGGTATTTGAACCCCTGGTCAAGTCCGCCAAGGTCGGAAAGACCTACAACATGGACAAGATTCTCATTTTCAGGAACGAGAACAACCCGGTTGCTTCGGGTCCATACATCTTAAAGAATTTTTCGCCCGACCAGATCGTGCTTGAACGTGTCGAGAACTACTGGCGGAACAGCAATTACAGCGGAAGAAAACCGGCCCCCAAGTACATCATCCACTCCATTTACGACGGAAATGACAATTTCAATAGTGCCATGGTCCGTGGCAACTTGGACGTCTCTTCCATTTACCTGCCTAGAATCTGGGAAAAAACAAAGGACAGTATCCGTGCATGGAGCAGAGAGGAACCTTACCAGCTCCCCTCGACCATTACAGTCTTGGTCGTCGCCACGCAAAAAGAGCCCTTCAACAACGTAAACTTTAGACGTGCGCTCATTCATGCGGTCGACTTTGAAAAAATAAAGGCTCGGGCACTTTCAAACTATACCCCCACCATGCAGCCCGGCTTCATTCTCCCGTTCGGCCCAGAAAAGAAGTTCTTCAACAAAGAAGATGCCGACGCTTTCGGCTATAGCTACAACACTGAAAAAGCTCGTGAAATCCTCAAGGATGCCGGCTATTCCTGGAACGAAGAAGGCAAACTGCTCGATAAAAAGAAAAAGCCTGTTCGGAGCATCACCATCGAATGTCCGCAAGGTTGGACCGACTGGATCGACGCCATCAATGTCATTGTAGAATCGTTTGCAGAAATCGGAATTACAGCGGTTCCCAAAATCGAAGATTACGGGATCTGGGACATGAACTTGCGTCGAGGCACATTCGACCTCGCTATGAAGACTCCGCCATCGGAACACTCCATCGCAAACCCCTGGAACAGATTCTACCAGATGCTCAACAGCACCACGTACAGGCCCGTTGGCGAAGAGACCTTTGCTAACCAGGGGCGTTTCCAGAATACAGAGATAAACAACCTTTTGATGCAAATTCCGACCATTACAGACGAAGATACGCTCGTGCAGGCCTACCGTGAACTAAACAGCTTATTCATGCAAACAGTCCCTGTTCTCCCGATCATGTACAGGCCATCTACCTACTATCAGTTTTCAACCAAGCACTGGACTAACTTCCCTACCGCAGAAAACCCATATGCACCGCCAAATAATCTCGTTGTCGCCGCCGGAGTGAGTGCACTGTGGGAAATTGTGCCAGTCAAGCAGCAGGATAATCAATAA
- a CDS encoding response regulator transcription factor, which translates to MQQHRILIVEDEEIIRLGLQDNFELENYEVETACDGEEAIAKTDSFQPHLILLDVMLPKKSGFEVCRFIRKKHPECIIIMLTAKTEETSKVAGLDMGADDYVTKPFSILELLARVKAFLRRIDLQAQARPTKQLASVDAVDFADIHLDFKKFVATKGGVPLELSTREFQILKYFWQRRGEVVLREDLLQDLWGYTPDNMPSTRTIDNHIVNLRRKLEDDQANPKIILSIRGAGYKFDA; encoded by the coding sequence ATGCAACAACACAGAATTCTCATTGTAGAAGACGAAGAAATCATCCGGCTTGGGCTCCAGGACAACTTTGAACTCGAAAACTACGAAGTTGAAACGGCATGCGACGGCGAAGAAGCCATCGCCAAGACGGACTCATTCCAGCCACACCTCATCTTGCTGGACGTGATGCTCCCCAAGAAAAGCGGTTTTGAGGTCTGCCGTTTCATCCGCAAAAAGCACCCGGAATGCATTATCATCATGCTTACCGCCAAGACCGAAGAGACGAGCAAGGTCGCAGGACTCGACATGGGTGCCGACGACTACGTGACAAAGCCGTTTTCAATCCTTGAACTTCTGGCCCGCGTAAAAGCGTTCCTCCGTAGAATCGACTTGCAGGCGCAAGCACGGCCCACAAAGCAGCTCGCTTCTGTCGATGCCGTCGATTTTGCCGACATCCACCTGGACTTCAAGAAATTCGTCGCCACAAAGGGCGGTGTTCCTCTGGAACTTTCCACAAGAGAATTCCAGATTCTCAAATACTTCTGGCAACGTCGTGGCGAAGTGGTCCTGCGCGAGGATCTGTTGCAGGACCTCTGGGGCTACACGCCCGACAACATGCCGTCCACGCGAACAATCGACAACCACATTGTAAACTTGAGACGCAAACTCGAAGACGATCAGGCCAATCCCAAAATCATCCTTTCTATCCGTGGTGCAGGCTACAAGTTTGATGCATAG
- a CDS encoding cell wall metabolism sensor histidine kinase WalK, which translates to MQISRSNLLFLSFFAGGIVLPTAILSFLSVRNIQNEAFLAQKNFSESTTTFREQCVSTINKEQNKIFQEVKSASLYLYEQPHSLLDFGNATQFKTVNGIEAMFLYNKGSLIYPDISSKHFSKTSDYSNSIANPFEKMLFREEVTSAMPQPANLSRSARQLRFSYDSADDQIQNILGLVRIAYKTKDYDEALRLLNILEEHPHQQGYLHSDLTRSVNLLHFEILVAQKKHKEAEDYTLSVLNQFLQSENIENLPSAKFFFETTFTQILSFENLTQEKREAFWNLRENFNRQLGYMDIFFNNKDLVQALMNKESTSKNGIDIMSNNKTTFIKMSYPILSGDQVVLAKVNIDEYRERMRSKLKTSAQGWKGIPYSITEGSDKALILGHVSDSSAVLTQVVLDKVISWNLTLYEKGLSEIKKETRKRMFLMYGLLSFSLITVLLGSIVMFRFLTQEHKLLAMKANFLSSVSHELKTPLTSIKMFAEMMARGRVQKVEKVQEYSGLIGKEATRLENLIGAILNYTRMEHGKGGFHWEKLDFSACVQKVFDNVEDIGVEKGLMFNTKIEPGLFVIGDYTALYSLVQNLIENAIKYTNAPGDITITVAPDEDRVVFSVADTGIGIPSSEQKNIFNDFYRVGDEMTRSTKGSGLGLAIVKRVAETHKATISLTSKPGKGSTFTVRFKKAE; encoded by the coding sequence ATGCAGATATCTCGTAGCAACCTTCTCTTTCTTTCCTTTTTTGCAGGGGGAATCGTCCTACCGACGGCGATTCTTTCGTTTTTGAGTGTCCGTAACATCCAGAACGAAGCTTTCCTCGCGCAAAAGAACTTTAGCGAAAGCACGACAACGTTCCGGGAACAATGCGTATCGACAATCAACAAAGAACAAAATAAAATTTTCCAGGAAGTCAAGTCCGCATCGCTTTACCTTTACGAACAGCCACACAGCCTCTTGGACTTCGGAAACGCGACCCAGTTCAAGACCGTGAACGGCATCGAAGCGATGTTCCTGTACAACAAGGGTTCGCTTATATATCCGGACATTTCGTCAAAGCATTTCTCGAAGACCTCAGATTATTCAAACAGCATTGCAAACCCATTCGAGAAGATGCTGTTCCGCGAAGAGGTCACCTCGGCCATGCCGCAGCCAGCCAACCTTTCGCGATCGGCCCGCCAGCTGCGATTTTCGTACGATTCCGCCGATGACCAGATCCAGAACATTCTTGGGCTTGTGCGCATCGCTTATAAAACGAAGGACTACGACGAAGCGCTCCGTCTTTTAAACATCCTCGAAGAGCACCCGCACCAGCAAGGCTATCTCCATTCAGACCTGACCCGTTCGGTGAACCTGCTGCACTTTGAAATACTTGTGGCCCAAAAAAAACACAAGGAAGCCGAAGATTACACACTTTCTGTTTTAAACCAGTTCCTGCAAAGCGAAAACATCGAGAACCTGCCCTCGGCAAAATTCTTCTTTGAAACGACATTTACACAGATCCTTTCATTTGAGAACCTGACCCAGGAAAAGCGCGAAGCGTTCTGGAACTTGCGCGAGAACTTTAACCGCCAGCTCGGCTACATGGATATATTCTTTAACAATAAAGATCTTGTCCAGGCGCTAATGAACAAGGAATCGACGTCCAAGAACGGCATCGATATCATGAGCAATAACAAGACGACGTTCATCAAGATGAGCTACCCGATTCTATCCGGTGACCAGGTCGTTCTTGCCAAGGTGAATATCGATGAATACCGCGAACGCATGAGATCCAAGCTCAAGACCTCTGCACAAGGCTGGAAGGGCATTCCCTATTCCATCACCGAAGGTTCCGACAAGGCCCTCATCCTCGGCCACGTCTCCGACAGTTCTGCGGTTTTAACGCAAGTCGTTTTAGATAAAGTCATTTCATGGAACTTAACGCTATACGAAAAAGGCTTAAGCGAAATCAAGAAGGAAACCCGCAAGCGCATGTTCCTCATGTACGGGCTTCTATCGTTCTCGCTCATTACAGTGCTGCTTGGCTCCATCGTGATGTTTAGATTCCTCACGCAAGAACACAAGCTTTTGGCGATGAAGGCGAACTTCCTTTCGAGCGTTTCACACGAACTCAAGACGCCGCTCACCTCCATCAAGATGTTTGCCGAAATGATGGCCCGCGGGCGTGTGCAGAAAGTCGAAAAAGTGCAGGAATACTCAGGGCTTATCGGCAAGGAGGCCACCCGCCTCGAAAACCTCATCGGCGCCATTCTGAACTACACGCGTATGGAACACGGCAAGGGCGGTTTCCACTGGGAAAAGCTCGACTTTTCGGCCTGCGTACAGAAGGTTTTTGACAATGTAGAAGACATCGGCGTCGAAAAAGGCCTGATGTTCAATACAAAAATCGAGCCGGGCCTATTTGTCATTGGCGACTACACAGCACTTTACAGCTTAGTGCAAAACCTTATCGAAAACGCCATCAAGTACACGAACGCTCCTGGCGACATCACCATCACGGTCGCCCCCGATGAAGACAGAGTCGTTTTCTCCGTTGCCGACACAGGAATTGGGATTCCCTCTTCAGAACAAAAAAATATATTTAATGATTTTTATAGGGTTGGTGACGAAATGACTCGCAGCACAAAAGGCTCCGGTCTTGGGCTTGCCATCGTAAAGCGCGTGGCCGAGACCCACAAGGCGACAATTTCCCTCACCAGCAAACCAGGCAAGGGTTCTACTTTTACCGTACGATTCAAGAAGGCAGAATGA
- a CDS encoding LysM peptidoglycan-binding domain-containing protein: MRFLKCASICLGLSALIASAYVVKKGDTLWDLSAEFLNDPFAWPDLWENNRHIEDPHWIYPGDSIYLGDGIDEGYRLPKTRPCEAAVADSNLPKGITSVGCDERDARNGDFENMLGNLREKDKKHKKKKEADTYLYKKRPAPKIFNGYYQILAPEIYTLDSIKKDSRFFSIRSGEKKEPIIHIPESEVVVGIGRKTNQSLKKGDLVEILDARAIEVPAHKGKSYDNFALVRLSGYAKITAIGDTLSRAKIVQSFREIKLDHAKARLKQPLNVLNVSGYTAVPEAKVEEMAMIRYTMDPMLIIGAYAYIMVDKGTKQEYNTGDAIAIWEEDRSDASIPPRLLGRGIIARATDNESTVLVREVYSNSRRIEIGHKVSITHQAKLAQ; this comes from the coding sequence ATGCGATTTTTAAAATGTGCTTCGATCTGTCTCGGTCTTTCAGCTCTGATTGCATCCGCCTATGTGGTAAAAAAAGGCGACACCCTCTGGGACTTGAGTGCTGAATTTTTAAATGATCCGTTCGCTTGGCCGGACCTCTGGGAAAACAACAGGCACATTGAAGACCCGCACTGGATTTATCCGGGCGACTCCATTTACTTGGGGGACGGCATCGATGAAGGTTACCGCCTCCCGAAAACGAGACCGTGCGAAGCCGCTGTCGCCGATTCCAACTTGCCGAAGGGAATTACCTCCGTCGGTTGCGATGAAAGGGACGCCCGCAATGGCGATTTTGAGAACATGCTCGGGAACCTGCGCGAAAAGGACAAAAAGCACAAGAAGAAAAAAGAGGCTGATACCTACCTCTACAAAAAGCGTCCGGCTCCAAAGATTTTCAACGGCTACTACCAGATTCTCGCCCCCGAGATTTACACACTTGATTCCATCAAGAAGGATTCCCGGTTCTTCTCCATCCGCTCTGGCGAGAAGAAGGAGCCGATTATCCATATTCCGGAATCCGAAGTTGTCGTAGGCATCGGGCGCAAGACAAACCAGTCCCTCAAAAAGGGCGACCTCGTTGAAATCCTGGATGCCCGCGCTATCGAAGTTCCCGCCCACAAGGGCAAGAGCTATGACAATTTCGCTTTGGTAAGGCTTTCGGGTTATGCAAAGATTACCGCCATCGGAGATACTCTTTCGAGAGCGAAGATTGTCCAGAGCTTCAGGGAAATTAAGCTAGACCATGCCAAGGCCCGTTTAAAGCAGCCCCTCAACGTATTAAATGTCTCTGGCTACACGGCCGTTCCCGAAGCAAAAGTCGAAGAAATGGCAATGATCCGCTATACAATGGACCCGATGCTCATCATCGGCGCGTACGCCTATATCATGGTTGACAAGGGAACAAAGCAAGAGTACAACACCGGCGACGCCATTGCCATCTGGGAAGAAGACCGCTCGGATGCAAGCATTCCGCCGAGACTTCTTGGACGTGGCATCATCGCAAGGGCAACCGACAACGAATCTACGGTTCTCGTTCGCGAAGTTTACTCGAACAGCCGCCGCATTGAAATTGGACACAAGGTTTCAATAACCCATCAAGCGAAATTGGCACAGTGA
- a CDS encoding AAA family ATPase, whose protein sequence is MENGKKILNDFVKSKFADQNELKKALFQAGVAALDEGWTFMDATFQLGGKARDEGLSADDVEKILRNAFSEEKRRTEREAEQKAAAQANAASAPQMVQGAQAQPGMAPGYAAMGPTVISPLSATMMQQMIALGLDTQSLELLQNFKIDPEALSIPWPAPDWRKDFAKLLAATFKPDETIEFKISNTPSGSREIVSKIVAQDEALKKIMKQLDGPDGALLTINAVKGGADATDESWHYRYVVVDNPKMTLAKQLAYYKALNLPCAALVNTGANSVQAWIKIEAHDQEEYNERVDFLFQTLESQGFKVDDGNRNPNQMVRMPGVLRNGKQQYLIALEQGAKNFTEWREWAEYSLDGKPLVELASDSEEAPKKDPCIIENMLRAGEFFLFTAPPKSGKSLALMDMALSICHGEDWLGNTTNENDVLYINLELTKSVFLNRLFLLGEKRNLQPNTPKFGFLNLRGTALTPLEIAQLIAKRIQGAKKLENHDYKVVVIDPISAVLHNPKSSRLSGSPHQILMQMVDSIIALTGCAVVTSTNIGEYPYLESRADSVLSLSPVEGSLNTYQINGSFREFPKTLARECSWIYPRFVV, encoded by the coding sequence ATGGAAAACGGAAAGAAAATTCTTAACGACTTCGTAAAGAGCAAATTCGCCGACCAGAATGAACTGAAGAAGGCTTTGTTCCAAGCCGGCGTTGCCGCACTTGACGAAGGCTGGACGTTCATGGACGCCACATTCCAGCTCGGCGGCAAGGCCCGCGACGAGGGGCTTTCGGCAGACGATGTCGAGAAGATTTTGCGCAACGCATTCTCCGAAGAAAAGCGCCGTACCGAACGCGAAGCCGAACAAAAGGCAGCCGCCCAAGCGAACGCAGCAAGCGCCCCGCAAATGGTCCAAGGCGCACAAGCCCAGCCGGGCATGGCTCCGGGATATGCCGCCATGGGGCCAACCGTCATCTCGCCACTTTCGGCAACGATGATGCAGCAGATGATTGCGCTCGGTCTCGACACGCAATCCCTTGAATTGCTGCAGAACTTCAAGATTGACCCCGAAGCGCTTTCGATTCCGTGGCCCGCTCCTGACTGGCGCAAGGATTTTGCAAAGCTCCTAGCCGCGACGTTCAAGCCCGACGAAACGATTGAATTCAAGATTTCAAATACGCCGTCAGGCTCGCGCGAAATCGTCTCGAAGATTGTCGCGCAAGACGAAGCACTCAAGAAGATCATGAAGCAGCTCGACGGCCCGGACGGAGCACTCCTCACGATTAACGCCGTGAAAGGCGGCGCCGACGCGACCGACGAAAGCTGGCATTACCGTTACGTTGTCGTAGACAACCCGAAGATGACGCTAGCGAAGCAGCTTGCCTACTACAAGGCTTTGAACCTCCCCTGCGCCGCCCTTGTGAACACAGGCGCAAATTCCGTGCAGGCCTGGATCAAGATCGAAGCTCACGACCAGGAAGAATACAACGAGCGCGTTGACTTTTTATTCCAGACGCTTGAATCGCAAGGCTTTAAAGTCGATGACGGGAACAGGAACCCGAACCAGATGGTCCGCATGCCAGGCGTACTCCGCAATGGCAAGCAGCAGTACCTCATCGCATTGGAACAAGGTGCCAAGAACTTCACGGAATGGCGCGAATGGGCGGAATACTCGCTTGACGGCAAGCCGCTTGTGGAACTTGCAAGCGATAGCGAAGAAGCTCCGAAAAAGGATCCATGTATTATCGAGAACATGCTCCGTGCCGGTGAATTTTTCTTATTCACAGCACCGCCGAAAAGCGGAAAGTCGCTTGCGCTCATGGACATGGCTCTATCTATCTGCCATGGCGAAGACTGGCTTGGCAACACGACAAACGAAAACGATGTTCTGTACATCAACTTGGAACTCACCAAGTCCGTGTTCCTGAACCGTCTCTTTTTGCTTGGCGAAAAGCGCAATTTACAACCTAACACGCCCAAGTTCGGTTTCTTGAACCTACGCGGTACAGCGCTTACGCCGCTTGAAATCGCACAGCTCATTGCGAAGCGCATCCAAGGCGCCAAAAAGCTCGAAAATCACGATTACAAGGTTGTCGTGATCGACCCGATTTCAGCCGTTTTGCACAACCCGAAGTCGTCAAGACTCAGCGGCTCCCCGCACCAGATTCTGATGCAGATGGTAGACTCGATTATCGCCCTCACGGGTTGCGCGGTTGTGACGTCCACGAACATAGGCGAATACCCCTATCTTGAATCCCGCGCCGATAGCGTCCTATCACTCTCGCCAGTCGAAGGCAGCCTCAACACGTATCAGATTAACGGCTCGTTCCGCGAGTTTCCAAAGACGCTCGCCCGTGAATGCTCCTGGATTTATCCTAGATTTGTAGTTTAA
- the thiC gene encoding phosphomethylpyrimidine synthase ThiC: MSESNGFFKPFPQSRKIYVPGKIFPDLKVAMREISLDDPKCPVLPVYDTSGAYGDPDKTIDVKKGLERIREPWIRERLEKDGAHKTQMQYAREGVITREMEYVAIRENQKMDEIFGSSGDAITPEFVRKELAEGRAIIPANVNHPECEPMIIGRNFLTKINSNIGNSSVASSIEQEVEKMVWSVRWGADTVMDLSTGKDIHETREWILRNSPVPIGTVPMYQALEKVNGIADDLTWEVFRDTLIEQAEQGVDYFTIHAGLLLKYIPFALERTTGIVSRGGSIIARWCMVHKQENFLYTHFDEICDILAKYDVCVSLGDGLRPGSIADANDMAQFSELDTLGELTEIAWKKGVQVIIEGPGHVPMHKIRENMDRQIEMCHNAPFYTLGPLTTDIAPGYDHITSAIGAAMIGWFGTAMLCYVTPKEHLGLPDKNDVREGVVTYKLAAHAADLAKGHFAAHFRDDALSRARFSFRWNDQFALSLDPERAVEFHDETLPGNSAKSSHFCSMCGPKFCSMRISKDIQEYVKTGKLDPNSDPLK, translated from the coding sequence ATGTCTGAATCCAACGGCTTTTTCAAGCCATTCCCGCAGTCTCGCAAGATTTATGTCCCCGGCAAGATTTTCCCGGATTTGAAAGTCGCCATGCGCGAAATTTCACTCGACGACCCGAAATGCCCCGTGCTCCCTGTTTACGATACGAGTGGCGCTTATGGCGACCCCGACAAGACGATTGATGTAAAGAAAGGACTTGAACGCATTCGTGAACCGTGGATCCGCGAACGCCTGGAAAAAGACGGTGCCCACAAGACTCAGATGCAGTACGCCCGCGAAGGCGTCATCACTCGCGAAATGGAATATGTCGCCATCCGCGAAAACCAGAAGATGGACGAAATTTTTGGCAGTAGCGGTGATGCCATCACGCCGGAATTCGTGCGCAAGGAACTCGCCGAAGGCCGCGCCATCATCCCCGCGAACGTGAACCACCCGGAATGCGAACCGATGATTATCGGCCGCAACTTCCTCACGAAAATCAATTCCAACATCGGAAACTCTTCTGTCGCTTCTTCCATTGAACAGGAAGTCGAAAAGATGGTCTGGTCTGTGCGCTGGGGTGCAGATACGGTGATGGACCTCTCGACCGGTAAGGACATCCACGAAACGCGCGAATGGATTTTGCGCAACAGCCCCGTGCCTATAGGAACGGTGCCGATGTACCAGGCCCTCGAAAAGGTGAACGGCATCGCCGACGACCTCACGTGGGAAGTGTTCCGCGATACGCTTATTGAACAGGCAGAACAGGGCGTCGACTACTTTACGATCCACGCAGGCCTTTTGCTCAAGTACATTCCGTTTGCACTCGAACGCACGACGGGCATCGTAAGCCGTGGCGGTTCTATCATCGCCCGCTGGTGCATGGTCCATAAGCAAGAGAACTTCCTTTACACGCACTTCGACGAAATCTGCGACATTCTCGCGAAGTACGACGTTTGCGTTTCTTTGGGCGATGGGCTGCGTCCGGGTTCCATTGCAGACGCCAACGACATGGCACAGTTCTCCGAACTTGATACGCTCGGCGAACTCACCGAAATTGCCTGGAAGAAGGGCGTTCAGGTCATCATTGAAGGTCCGGGTCACGTGCCGATGCACAAGATTCGCGAAAACATGGACCGCCAAATTGAAATGTGCCACAACGCTCCGTTCTACACGCTTGGCCCTCTCACCACAGATATCGCTCCGGGTTACGACCACATCACGTCCGCTATCGGTGCTGCAATGATTGGTTGGTTCGGTACCGCCATGCTCTGCTACGTGACGCCGAAGGAACACTTGGGCCTCCCAGACAAGAACGACGTTCGTGAAGGCGTGGTGACATACAAGCTCGCCGCCCACGCAGCAGACCTTGCCAAGGGCCACTTTGCCGCTCACTTCCGCGATGACGCGCTTTCGCGCGCCCGTTTCAGCTTCCGCTGGAACGACCAGTTCGCGCTTTCGCTTGACCCGGAACGCGCCGTAGAATTCCACGACGAAACGCTCCCGGGCAATAGCGCAAAGTCCTCGCACTTCTGCTCGATGTGCGGTCCGAAGTTCTGCTCGATGCGCATTTCTAAAGACATTCAGGAATACGTAAAGACCGGCAAGCTCGACCCGAATAGCGACCCGCTGAAGTAA
- a CDS encoding Na+/H+ antiporter NhaC family protein has protein sequence MEQATNTVMAYGTFWALVPALVAIVLALVSKEVYSSLFVGVIVGGLLLCQGTGSGFFDAVFKNGLIAKVADPYNVGILVFLVMLGAMVALMNRAGGSAAFGNWAKTHIKSKVGAQIATICFGILIFIDDYFNCLTVGSVMRPVTDRFKVSHEKLAYLIDSTAAPICIIAPISSWAAAVSGFVEGEDGLTLFIKAIPFNFYALLTILALFLVVIWNVNIGPMKKHEMHTNAVGDNFEELNFTSTKGGVLDLVMPIASLIVFCVLGMIYTGGYFASGDAAKGFVDAFASSDASVGLAIGSFGAFTFTVCFYMSRRVLRFSHCMACLPDGFKAMVPAILILALAWTLKGTTDALGAKEFVAGLVKGGAAGFMNFMPAIIFVIAAFLAFATGTSWGTFGILIPIVVAAFGGVDYSLMVISISACMAGAVCGDHSSPISDTTIMASAGAECNHVNHVNTQIPYVLVVAAISFVTYIVAGFTRSAILSLLFGFVLTFGTLVMIKKRTKKNV, from the coding sequence ATGGAACAGGCCACAAATACAGTAATGGCTTATGGAACTTTCTGGGCGCTTGTGCCGGCTCTTGTCGCGATTGTTCTAGCTCTTGTCAGTAAAGAAGTTTACTCGTCGCTTTTTGTGGGCGTCATTGTCGGTGGGCTTCTTCTTTGTCAAGGAACGGGTTCGGGATTCTTTGATGCCGTTTTTAAGAACGGTTTGATTGCAAAGGTCGCAGACCCCTATAACGTGGGCATTCTCGTGTTCCTTGTTATGTTGGGTGCAATGGTCGCTCTCATGAACAGGGCTGGGGGATCAGCCGCTTTTGGCAACTGGGCCAAGACGCATATCAAGTCAAAAGTCGGCGCGCAGATTGCGACGATTTGCTTTGGCATCTTGATCTTTATCGATGACTATTTCAACTGCCTCACGGTCGGTAGCGTGATGCGCCCGGTAACAGACCGCTTCAAGGTGAGTCACGAAAAACTTGCATATCTGATTGATTCTACGGCGGCTCCGATTTGCATCATTGCGCCTATCAGCTCATGGGCCGCTGCGGTTTCGGGATTCGTGGAAGGGGAGGATGGCCTCACGCTTTTCATCAAGGCTATCCCGTTTAACTTTTATGCTCTCTTGACGATACTTGCTTTGTTCCTAGTTGTCATCTGGAATGTGAATATCGGTCCGATGAAAAAACACGAAATGCATACAAATGCTGTCGGCGATAATTTTGAAGAATTGAATTTTACATCGACAAAAGGCGGAGTTCTTGATCTTGTAATGCCGATTGCCTCTTTGATTGTGTTCTGTGTGCTCGGCATGATTTATACGGGCGGCTATTTTGCATCGGGCGATGCGGCAAAGGGCTTTGTCGATGCTTTTGCTTCTAGTGATGCATCTGTCGGTCTTGCGATTGGCTCGTTTGGCGCGTTTACCTTTACCGTTTGCTTCTATATGAGCCGCCGCGTATTGCGCTTCAGCCATTGCATGGCTTGCTTGCCGGATGGCTTCAAGGCGATGGTACCTGCAATTTTGATTTTGGCTTTGGCATGGACGCTTAAAGGCACGACAGATGCGCTTGGCGCAAAGGAATTTGTGGCGGGCCTTGTGAAGGGCGGTGCCGCTGGATTCATGAACTTCATGCCGGCGATTATCTTTGTGATTGCTGCGTTCCTTGCTTTTGCAACGGGAACATCCTGGGGCACGTTCGGCATCCTCATCCCGATTGTCGTGGCGGCGTTTGGCGGTGTGGATTACAGCCTCATGGTCATTTCGATTTCTGCATGCATGGCGGGTGCCGTTTGCGGTGACCACAGCTCTCCGATTTCGGATACGACGATTATGGCAAGTGCCGGTGCGGAATGCAATCACGTGAACCATGTCAACACGCAGATTCCGTACGTACTCGTTGTAGCTGCAATTTCATTTGTGACTTACATTGTCGCGGGCTTCACCCGCAGCGCCATACTTTCGCTGTTGTTCGGCTTCGTGCTGACCTTCGGTACGCTCGTGATGATTAAAAAGCGTACCAAGAAGAATGTCTAA